From Pirellulales bacterium, a single genomic window includes:
- the ndhC gene encoding NADH-quinone oxidoreductase subunit A, with product MQNVMLPLFLLVLAATGLSVGLVTAGLLIGPRREGAVKRMPYESGMNPIHDARRRFDVRFHLIAVAFLVFDVELLFLYPWAVSSKRTAAGEAAHGIDRAVELHLIDGRGIVFAEIMVFIALLAVGLVYAWRKGVFRWR from the coding sequence ATGCAGAACGTCATGCTGCCGCTGTTCTTGCTAGTGCTGGCCGCCACCGGATTGTCCGTGGGCCTGGTCACGGCCGGCCTACTGATCGGTCCGCGGCGCGAGGGGGCGGTGAAGCGGATGCCGTACGAGAGCGGCATGAATCCGATTCATGACGCCCGTCGCCGCTTTGACGTTCGTTTTCACCTGATCGCGGTCGCCTTTTTGGTGTTCGACGTCGAGTTGCTATTTCTCTATCCGTGGGCCGTTTCCAGTAAGCGGACCGCGGCGGGCGAGGCAGCGCACGGCATTGATCGGGCGGTCGAGCTGCATTTAATCGACGGACGCGGCATCGTGTTCGCTGAGATTATGGTCTTTATCGCCTTACTCGCGGTGGGGCTTGTCTACGCATGGCGTAAGGGAGTGTTTCGATGGCGATAG
- a CDS encoding NADH-quinone oxidoreductase subunit C — protein MIQSATLDKLTAAFPQLTHGEYQGQARVVVPKDSMLATLTWLKQAGFDLLVDVTCVDYLNYRDAQDRFGLVYLLASTATNDRLTVRVFLNEPELSVPTVVPLWEGANWMEREVYDMFGITFAGHPDLRRILLPDEFEAYPLRKDYPLQGRGERHNFPVLTRDRS, from the coding sequence ATGATCCAGTCCGCCACGCTCGACAAACTGACCGCCGCCTTTCCGCAGTTGACCCACGGCGAATATCAGGGCCAAGCGCGGGTGGTAGTGCCCAAAGATTCGATGCTGGCGACGCTTACCTGGCTGAAGCAGGCCGGCTTCGATCTGCTGGTCGATGTCACGTGCGTCGACTATCTGAATTATCGCGATGCGCAAGACCGGTTCGGGCTGGTCTATCTGCTGGCCTCGACCGCGACGAACGACCGCTTGACGGTGCGCGTGTTTCTGAACGAGCCTGAACTTTCGGTTCCGACCGTGGTGCCCCTGTGGGAAGGGGCCAACTGGATGGAACGCGAAGTGTATGACATGTTCGGCATCACGTTCGCTGGTCATCCCGACCTGCGGCGCATTTTGCTGCCCGACGAGTTCGAGGCGTATCCGCTGCGCAAGGATTATCCGCTGCAAGGTCGCGGCGAGCGGCACAATTTCCCGGTGCTGACGAGGGATCGGAGCTGA
- a CDS encoding PEP-CTERM sorting domain-containing protein gives MIRYARFRTVPQPLIAIALVILGGLTNDGFADDYGAAVVSGPWTNAATWTPAGGPPGAADNAYIGGSFPAGTLSTATVNLTADQSVANLNLGRDGAGIGTLDLNGFNLSVGNTITIGQFGGTGVITRTGGGTFSTASLAVQNGNALILQSGDTISATAQVLSGAHLSTAASTNISQGVAVFDAGSQLTLGANLSLSQDLDMRGTGATPATVDAAGHNISANNIYIGRFNTSGQILNRGTITAAAGLFVDRSNFTFNAGDSASTVGAADGAIVNLNAATAANNIQIQSGGQLTTVAAGNVSQGVTVFDAGSQLTLGANMTLSQDLDIRGTGASPATVDAAGHNISANNIYIGRFNTSGQILNRGTITAAAGLFVDRSNFNFNAGDSASTVGAADGAIVNLNAATAANNIQIQSGGQVTTAAAGNVSQGVLIQDAGSQLTLGANMTLSQDLDIRGTGASPGTVDAAGHNISANNIYIGRFNTSGQILNRGTITAAAGLFVDRSNFNFNASDSASTLGASNGAIVNLNAATALNNIQIQSGGQVTTAAAGNVSQGVLIQDASSQLTLGANMTLSQDLDIRGTGASPGTVDAAGHDITANNMFIGRFGTAGQLLNDGAVTVNSDLSIDSSTVTLHGGNDQVKGNLQLDLASSLTIQQAIGGLTGLTLGGSSLSILDTSVLHLDFDSSVVPGLDWVFRWANPGSGDRVAAIDGLISSGLITVSGNPLAYNVFNGGDGYTYVGYSAAPEPSTVALFGMGIGLVAISVRRRSKRLPRGESS, from the coding sequence ATGATTCGATACGCACGGTTTCGAACCGTACCACAACCGTTAATTGCGATCGCACTCGTCATACTCGGCGGTCTGACCAACGACGGCTTCGCCGATGATTATGGCGCGGCAGTTGTGAGTGGTCCGTGGACCAACGCCGCGACGTGGACTCCCGCCGGTGGCCCTCCTGGTGCGGCGGACAATGCCTACATCGGCGGTTCCTTTCCCGCGGGGACGTTATCGACGGCCACAGTGAACCTGACCGCCGATCAGTCGGTTGCAAATCTCAACCTGGGGCGCGACGGGGCGGGCATCGGGACGCTCGATTTGAACGGGTTCAATCTCTCGGTCGGCAATACAATCACAATCGGGCAATTTGGTGGCACCGGAGTCATCACGCGCACCGGGGGTGGCACGTTTTCCACAGCAAGTTTGGCAGTTCAAAACGGTAACGCTTTGATTTTGCAATCCGGCGATACCATTTCCGCAACCGCGCAAGTTTTGTCAGGTGCCCACCTTTCGACAGCCGCATCGACAAACATCTCGCAGGGCGTCGCTGTCTTCGACGCCGGCAGCCAATTGACGCTCGGCGCAAATCTGTCGCTCTCGCAAGATCTGGATATGCGCGGTACGGGCGCCACGCCGGCCACGGTCGACGCCGCCGGGCACAACATTTCGGCCAACAACATTTACATCGGCCGGTTCAACACGTCGGGCCAGATTCTGAATCGTGGCACGATCACGGCTGCCGCTGGACTATTCGTTGATCGTTCAAATTTCACGTTCAATGCCGGGGACTCGGCTTCGACCGTCGGCGCCGCCGACGGTGCCATCGTCAATCTCAATGCGGCGACGGCAGCCAACAACATACAGATCCAAAGCGGCGGTCAGCTCACGACCGTTGCCGCAGGCAATGTCAGCCAAGGCGTAACGGTGTTCGACGCTGGCAGCCAGCTAACGCTGGGCGCCAACATGACGCTGTCGCAGGATCTGGATATCCGCGGAACGGGGGCCTCGCCGGCCACGGTCGACGCCGCCGGGCACAACATCTCGGCCAACAACATTTACATCGGCCGGTTCAACACGTCGGGCCAGATTCTGAATCGCGGCACGATCACGGCAGCCGCAGGGTTGTTCGTCGATCGTTCGAATTTCAACTTCAACGCCGGCGATTCAGCTTCGACCGTCGGCGCCGCCGATGGTGCCATCGTCAATCTCAACGCGGCGACGGCAGCCAACAACATTCAGATCCAAAGCGGCGGTCAGGTCACGACCGCGGCCGCAGGTAACGTCAGCCAAGGCGTCCTCATACAAGACGCCGGCAGCCAACTGACGCTGGGCGCGAATATGACACTGTCGCAGGACCTGGATATCCGCGGAACGGGGGCCTCGCCGGGCACGGTTGACGCCGCCGGGCACAACATCTCGGCGAATAACATCTACATCGGCCGTTTCAACACGTCGGGCCAGATTCTGAATCGTGGCACGATCACGGCCGCCGCCGGGTTGTTCGTCGATCGTTCGAACTTTAACTTCAACGCCAGTGATTCGGCCTCGACGCTGGGCGCCAGTAACGGTGCCATCGTTAATCTCAATGCGGCGACGGCGCTTAACAATATTCAGATCCAAAGCGGCGGTCAGGTCACGACCGCGGCCGCAGGCAATGTCAGCCAAGGCGTCCTCATACAAGACGCCAGCAGCCAACTGACTCTGGGCGCCAATATGACGCTGTCGCAGGACCTGGATATCCGCGGTACCGGCGCCTCGCCGGGCACGGTTGACGCCGCCGGTCACGACATAACGGCGAACAATATGTTCATCGGGCGCTTTGGCACCGCGGGGCAACTCCTCAATGACGGTGCCGTGACGGTAAACAGCGATCTGTCGATCGATAGCAGCACCGTGACCCTGCACGGCGGTAACGATCAGGTGAAAGGAAATCTGCAACTCGACCTGGCGTCGTCGTTAACGATTCAACAGGCCATTGGAGGTCTGACGGGTCTGACGCTGGGAGGCAGTTCGCTCAGCATTCTGGACACCAGCGTGTTGCATCTCGACTTCGACAGTTCGGTCGTGCCCGGCCTGGATTGGGTATTTCGCTGGGCCAACCCCGGCAGCGGAGACCGTGTGGCAGCGATCGACGGGCTCATTAGTTCAGGCCTGATCACGGTCTCGGGTAACCCCCTCGCCTACAACGTGTTTAACGGCGGCGATGGCTACACCTACGTCGGTTACTCGGCAGCGCCCGAGCCTTCGACCGTCGCCCTGTTTGGCATGGGGATCGGCCTGGTCGCCATTTCTGTCCGGCGACGTTCCAAGAGGTTGCCGCGCGGAGAGTCGTCCTGA
- a CDS encoding NADH-quinone oxidoreductase subunit B family protein — MAIELPENVVVSKLDELASWCRKNSLWPMPFATACCGIELMATGASRHDLARFGAEVFRFSPRQCDLMIVAGRVVMKMLPVLQRIWQQMNEPKWCISMGACASTGGVFDTYAVVQGIDRFIPVDMYVPGCPPRPEQLIQAIIDLQDKIQAEGTINGDEFNLPSRQRQKRALIELPVLPSLPHHLHR; from the coding sequence ATGGCGATAGAACTCCCCGAAAATGTCGTCGTCAGCAAGCTCGACGAGCTGGCCAGTTGGTGTCGCAAGAACAGCTTGTGGCCGATGCCCTTCGCCACGGCCTGCTGCGGGATCGAACTGATGGCCACGGGCGCCAGTCGTCACGACCTGGCCCGTTTCGGTGCCGAGGTATTTCGCTTCAGCCCTCGCCAGTGCGACCTGATGATCGTGGCCGGGCGCGTCGTGATGAAGATGTTGCCGGTACTGCAGCGCATCTGGCAGCAGATGAACGAGCCGAAATGGTGCATCTCAATGGGAGCTTGCGCCTCGACCGGCGGAGTGTTCGACACCTATGCCGTGGTGCAGGGGATCGATCGCTTTATCCCGGTCGACATGTACGTTCCCGGCTGCCCGCCGCGTCCTGAGCAATTGATTCAAGCGATTATCGATCTGCAGGACAAAATTCAGGCCGAAGGCACAATCAATGGCGACGAGTTCAACCTGCCTTCGCGTCAGCGTCAGAAGCGGGCATTGATTGAGCTTCCCGTGTTACCGAGTCTACCGCACCATTTGCACCGGTAG